The segment GCTATCATCGTCGTTCGATTGCTGAAACTACCATGTTCCGCTTTAAGACTATTTTTGGGGGCAATCTCAGTGCACGTCAATTTGACAATCAAGCCGTGGAATTGTTCATCAAATGTGTTGCGCTCAACCGCATGATTCAGATCGCTAAACCCGATAGCTACAAGGTTGAAGGTTAATACCAGGACACTCTCAAGGCGAACCTGACCGTTTTTCTAATCATGCAACAAAGCCTCTTGTCGGGTCAATATAAACGTGTTCAGTCCACTGAAAACAATATCGAATGGTTGCTGGATTTGTTTCCTATGCTGGCTGCCAAGCTTAACCAGCGAGGTGACAGCCTTTCGGGAGGGCAACAGCAACAGTTAGCGATCGCCATAGCCTTCCCCCTGCTAACTTTAACTGGATAGAAACCCTTAAGGGCGATCTGAAAGGCTTAAAGATTGCTTACAGTCCAAATTGGGGATACGCTGCCGTTGATCCGCAAGTACGCCACATTGTCGAACAAGCCGTTCGGGTGTTTGAGCAAGATCTGGGTTGCATTGTTGAAGAAGCGCATCCGGGTTGGGAGGATCCAGCAGATGCCTTTGCCGCCATCATTGCCATGGAAAGTGACCTGGTGGGAATGCGAGCAATGGCAGACAAACTGGGAAATCAGATGACTCCCTATCTGCGCGATTTCCTCTCTAAACCCTGGACAGCCGAAGAATTTACCAACGCTAACATGATTCGCAAAGCGGTTTGTAACCTGAAAGCGTCTGCTGCTTTTGAAACTGCTGCGCTCTGGAGCGATCGCCTACCTCCCGTCTTGAAGTGCATTCATGGTGATTATTAGCAATTAACGTTTAACAACCCTCTACCATCTGCTCGCAGGCTCCAATACTGACCCAGCTACTCGAACCATCCGCCCAGTGTTCTTTTTTCCAAATGGGCGCATTGTGTTTGAGGGTATCAATCGCGTACTTGCAGGCAGCAAACGCCTCCGACCGATGGGGACAGCCCACCGCCACCAGCACGCTAATTTCCCCCACTGTTAGTCGTCCCGTTCGGTGATGGATCACCACATGAGTTACGTCCGTCCACTGGGCCCGAATTTGATCGGCAATCTGCTGAAACACATGGAGCGCCATCGGTTCATAGGCTTGATATTCCAGCGCCACCACGGGTTTGCCATCGGTTTGCTGACGCACCATGCCGCTCATCACCACGATCGCCCCATTTGCGGGATCATCGGCGATGCGATACACCTCATCCAGGGATAGCGGCGCAAAGCCAATCCGAAAATCATCGGTGGCAGCAGTGGGCATTGGGGAGGGGGCAGGCGACTGAAGCATAGGACGGATCAAATATACTAGAGGACAGGGCGATCGCCCCAAATCAGGCGG is part of the Synechococcales cyanobacterium T60_A2020_003 genome and harbors:
- a CDS encoding molybdenum cofactor biosynthesis protein MoaE, yielding MPTAATDDFRIGFAPLSLDEVYRIADDPANGAIVVMSGMVRQQTDGKPVVALEYQAYEPMALHVFQQIADQIRAQWTDVTHVVIHHRTGRLTVGEISVLVAVGCPHRSEAFAACKYAIDTLKHNAPIWKKEHWADGSSSWVSIGACEQMVEGC
- a CDS encoding IS5/IS1182 family transposase — its product is YHRRSIAETTMFRFKTIFGGNLSARQFDNQAVELFIKCVALNRMIQIAKPDSYKVEG